The proteins below are encoded in one region of Rhizobacter sp.:
- a CDS encoding iron-containing alcohol dehydrogenase: MPTRQFLMTAENIMGAGCLPDAMSLVQSRGYKHALIVTDAPLTALGVTEKVASLLRERGVAVTVFDGVQPNPTVSNVNAGLAAQQQAGADCIISLGGGSPHDCAKVIAVLATNGGEVMDYRGADKVKKAPLALIAINTTAGTASEITRFAVITEETKHLKMNIVDRQLAPLISVNDPELMRGMPPSLTAATGMDALTHAVEAYVSKLATPVTDACALHAIKLIGQYLPRAVSNGKEDIEARENMTAAQFLAGMAFNNAFLGYVHAMAHQLGGQYNLPHGVCNALLLPHVEAANVSACAPRLAEVGRALGVNTIDMSVEAAAHAAVKAMHDLARAVGIPAKLSELGVKREDFALMAVNAMKDGSGATNPRKFTQPEIEAIFEAAY, encoded by the coding sequence ATGCCCACCCGCCAATTCCTCATGACCGCCGAAAACATCATGGGCGCCGGCTGCCTGCCCGACGCGATGAGCCTCGTGCAATCGCGCGGCTACAAGCACGCGCTGATCGTCACCGACGCGCCGCTCACCGCCCTCGGCGTCACCGAGAAGGTGGCCTCGCTGCTGCGCGAGCGGGGCGTGGCGGTGACGGTGTTCGACGGCGTGCAGCCCAACCCGACGGTGTCGAACGTGAACGCGGGCCTCGCCGCGCAGCAGCAGGCCGGGGCCGACTGCATCATCTCGCTCGGCGGCGGCTCGCCGCACGACTGCGCGAAGGTGATCGCCGTGCTGGCCACCAACGGCGGCGAGGTGATGGACTACCGCGGCGCCGACAAGGTGAAGAAGGCGCCGCTCGCGCTGATCGCGATCAACACCACCGCCGGCACCGCCAGCGAGATCACGCGCTTCGCGGTGATCACCGAAGAGACCAAGCATCTCAAGATGAACATCGTCGACCGCCAGCTTGCCCCGCTGATCTCGGTCAACGACCCCGAGCTGATGCGCGGCATGCCGCCCTCGCTGACGGCCGCCACTGGCATGGACGCGCTGACGCACGCCGTCGAAGCCTATGTGTCGAAGCTCGCCACGCCGGTGACCGATGCCTGCGCGCTGCACGCCATCAAGCTGATCGGCCAGTACCTGCCGCGTGCAGTGTCGAATGGCAAGGAAGACATCGAAGCCCGCGAGAACATGACCGCGGCGCAGTTCCTCGCCGGCATGGCCTTCAACAACGCCTTCCTCGGCTACGTGCACGCGATGGCGCACCAGCTGGGTGGCCAGTACAACCTGCCGCACGGTGTGTGCAACGCGCTGCTGCTGCCGCACGTGGAAGCCGCCAACGTGAGCGCCTGCGCGCCGCGCCTGGCCGAGGTAGGCCGCGCACTTGGGGTCAACACCATCGACATGAGCGTCGAGGCCGCCGCCCATGCGGCGGTGAAGGCGATGCACGATCTGGCGCGTGCGGTTGGCATTCCGGCCAAGCTGTCGGAGCTGGGCGTGAAGCGCGAAGACTTTGCGCTGATGGCTGTGAACGCGATGAAGGACGGCTCGGGCGCGACCAACCCGCGCAAGTTCACGCAGCCCGAAATCGAAGCGATCTTCGAAGCAGCCTATTGA